The Deltaproteobacteria bacterium genome includes a window with the following:
- a CDS encoding histidine--tRNA ligase — protein sequence MQSLPGFKDILPNETRKWQFVENICRDIFESFAYQEIRVPILEKAQLFSRSVGNDTDIVQKEMYTFKDKSDQFVTLRPEGTACVVRALIQHNLIHEGMYKFYYIAPMFRYERPQRGRFREFHHLGVEAFGDSSPYVDAEIMEMNIEILKRLNMDVRAEINNIGCRKCRPLYTKVLREYLMGEKELLCEDCQRRLDTNPLRILDCKKESCKKITASAPSILDYTCDECRNHFNEVQRLLTKMNIDFVVNEKIVRGLDYYTSFVFEIISDKLGAQGTVSAGGRYNDLVEELGGSPTPACGFAAGEERVIELFDYKEDDKFVDAVVIPIGKDAIDFSFLLTEDLRKKYIKSEFISSGSLKSALRKANKWKAKWVLIIGDEEIKENTVSLRDLERSVQKKVKVENIISVIRQGLNE from the coding sequence ATTCAATCCTTACCTGGGTTTAAAGACATTTTACCTAACGAAACAAGGAAATGGCAATTTGTAGAAAATATATGCAGGGATATTTTTGAGTCTTTTGCCTATCAAGAGATTAGAGTCCCTATATTGGAAAAAGCACAATTATTTTCTCGCAGTGTAGGCAATGATACGGATATTGTGCAGAAAGAGATGTATACCTTTAAGGATAAAAGTGACCAGTTTGTTACATTAAGACCGGAAGGCACAGCTTGTGTAGTAAGAGCGCTTATACAACATAATTTAATTCATGAGGGTATGTATAAATTTTATTATATTGCACCTATGTTCCGCTATGAGCGTCCTCAAAGAGGTAGGTTTAGAGAATTTCATCATTTGGGAGTAGAGGCATTCGGAGACTCTTCCCCTTATGTAGATGCAGAAATAATGGAGATGAATATAGAGATATTAAAGAGATTGAACATGGATGTTAGAGCAGAGATAAACAATATCGGTTGCAGAAAATGCAGGCCTTTGTATACTAAGGTGTTAAGAGAATATTTGATGGGGGAAAAAGAACTTTTATGTGAGGATTGTCAGCGAAGGTTAGATACAAATCCTCTGCGTATATTAGATTGTAAAAAAGAATCGTGCAAAAAGATTACAGCTTCTGCACCGTCTATATTGGATTATACCTGCGACGAATGCAGAAATCATTTTAACGAAGTTCAGAGATTGCTCACCAAGATGAATATAGATTTTGTGGTTAACGAGAAAATAGTGCGGGGTTTGGATTATTATACAAGTTTTGTTTTTGAGATTATCAGTGATAAACTGGGTGCGCAGGGAACGGTATCGGCTGGCGGAAGATACAATGATTTGGTGGAAGAGTTGGGAGGCAGTCCCACTCCTGCCTGTGGTTTTGCGGCTGGCGAAGAGAGGGTTATTGAACTTTTTGATTATAAGGAAGATGACAAATTTGTAGATGCTGTAGTCATCCCAATAGGCAAAGATGCAATCGATTTTTCTTTTCTCTTAACTGAGGATTTAAGGAAAAAATATATAAAGAGCGAATTTATCTCCTCGGGAAGTTTAAAATCTGCTTTGAGGAAAGCGAATAAATGGAAGGCAAAATGGGTTTTAATCATTGGAGATGAGGAGATAAAGGAAAACACGGTTAGTTTAAGAGATCTGGAAAGGTCTGTGCAGAAAAAGGTAAAAGTAGAAAATATAATATCTGTAATAAGGCAGGGGTTGAATGAGTAA
- the aspS gene encoding aspartate--tRNA ligase, producing the protein MSKGVKGFVRTHWCGDLTKGLVGKEVTLCGWVQSQRDHGGIIFIDLRDREGIVQTVFDSETSEKCKFAHKIHNQYCIAMRGKVEMRPPGTTNPHLKTGEIEILVSDFEILSTSLSTPFLIEDDVKAGEDIRLKYRYLDLRRQKMQRNIIIRYEVVKAARDFLDKQGFIEVETPILTKSTPEGARDYLVPSRVNPGKFYALPQSPQLFKQLLMVSGFERYFQVARCFRDEDLRADRQPEFTQIDMEMSFIGEDDIMEICEGLMKTIFKKTKGIDLATPFKKISYLEAMERFGTDKPDMRFLLELKDITDIAKECRFKVFREVVEKGGVVKGINARGCVNFSRKDIEELEKEIAPFGAKGLAWIKIKKNELGSPIIKFFSKQEIDKIISRLDGKVGDVLFFVADKKDIACSSLANLRLSLANKLNLIKQNTYDFVWVLEFPLLEWDDEGRRHASVHHPFTSPIEEDIPLLDKEPLKVRSRAYDLVLNGVEIGGGSIRIHQPHFQKKIFEILKIGEEEAQEKFGFLLEALKYGAPPHGGIAFGLDRLVMEITGAGSIRDVIAFPKTQRAICMLTGAPDSVKKEQLRELKIKVMGDVGIEPTTSAV; encoded by the coding sequence ATGAGTAAAGGAGTTAAGGGGTTTGTAAGAACTCACTGGTGTGGAGATCTAACAAAAGGTTTAGTAGGGAAGGAAGTTACGCTTTGTGGATGGGTGCAAAGCCAGAGAGATCACGGCGGTATTATATTTATAGATTTGAGAGATAGAGAAGGGATAGTTCAAACTGTTTTTGATTCCGAGACAAGTGAAAAATGCAAGTTTGCTCATAAGATACATAACCAATATTGTATAGCAATGAGAGGTAAGGTGGAAATGAGACCCCCAGGGACCACTAATCCTCATTTAAAAACAGGCGAGATAGAGATTTTGGTTTCCGATTTTGAAATTCTTTCTACCTCTTTATCCACTCCATTTTTGATAGAAGATGATGTAAAAGCGGGAGAAGATATAAGGCTTAAGTATAGATACCTGGATTTGAGAAGACAGAAGATGCAGAGAAACATTATTATTAGATATGAGGTTGTTAAAGCAGCAAGAGACTTTTTAGACAAACAAGGATTTATAGAGGTAGAAACTCCTATTTTAACAAAAAGCACGCCGGAGGGAGCGAGGGATTATCTCGTTCCCAGCAGGGTAAATCCAGGTAAGTTTTATGCCCTTCCTCAATCTCCACAATTATTTAAACAGCTCTTGATGGTTTCAGGTTTTGAAAGATATTTTCAAGTTGCTCGTTGTTTTAGAGATGAGGACTTGCGGGCAGATAGACAGCCAGAATTTACACAGATAGACATGGAGATGTCATTCATTGGAGAGGATGACATTATGGAGATCTGTGAAGGTTTGATGAAAACGATATTTAAAAAAACAAAAGGTATAGATTTAGCAACACCGTTTAAAAAAATTAGTTATTTGGAAGCGATGGAAAGATTTGGCACAGACAAGCCCGACATGCGTTTTTTATTAGAGTTAAAGGATATTACAGATATTGCCAAAGAATGCAGATTTAAGGTATTTAGAGAAGTGGTAGAAAAGGGCGGTGTAGTTAAGGGAATTAATGCCAGGGGATGTGTAAATTTTTCCCGTAAGGATATTGAAGAATTGGAAAAAGAGATAGCACCGTTTGGCGCAAAGGGCCTGGCATGGATAAAGATAAAGAAAAATGAATTGGGGTCTCCTATAATTAAATTTTTTTCAAAACAGGAGATAGATAAAATTATATCCAGATTGGATGGAAAAGTGGGAGATGTCCTATTTTTTGTAGCAGATAAAAAGGATATTGCCTGCAGTAGTTTAGCTAATTTGAGATTATCTTTGGCAAACAAACTGAATTTAATAAAACAGAATACCTATGATTTTGTATGGGTATTGGAGTTTCCATTGTTAGAATGGGATGATGAGGGAAGAAGACATGCATCGGTTCATCATCCTTTTACCTCTCCCATAGAGGAGGATATACCATTATTGGATAAAGAACCGTTAAAAGTGAGGTCTCGTGCCTATGATTTGGTATTGAATGGTGTAGAGATAGGAGGAGGAAGCATAAGAATACATCAACCACATTTTCAGAAAAAGATATTTGAGATTTTGAAAATAGGTGAGGAAGAGGCACAAGAGAAATTTGGATTTTTGTTAGAAGCTCTGAAATATGGTGCTCCTCCTCATGGGGGTATTGCCTTTGGATTGGACAGGTTGGTGATGGAGATCACAGGTGCAGGTTCCATCAGGGATGTTATTGCTTTTCCCAAAACACAGAGAGCAATATGTATGCTCACCGGTGCTCCAGATAGTGTAAAAAAAGAGCAATTGAGAGAATTGAAGATAAAGGTGATGGGCGATGTAGGGATTGAACCTACGACCTCTGCCGTGTGA